ATACGATTTACGCGGGCGGCGAAAGCAACCCGTCGCCTCGCTCGCCTCCTCTCATCTCATCATCCTCTCACGGCGCATGTACACTTGCGCGACTTATTAGAAATCGTACTACGACTCGCACAAGTGGTGTACACATGTACGCACGCCGGCACGCGCTTGCTTGTTGATCCATTCGTATTTACTGTGACCGTCGTACATTCTACAGGAGGAAACAACACTGGATCGAAGAGTCTGAAACGCGTTCGTTCTCCTAGCGTGTGTTTGGTTCTAGGACAaggtgggatgggatgaaaCCATTCCTGATTTTGGGGTTGGGACGATTCCACCTGTGTGTTTGGTTTGTTGAATAGGACGAtcccagttttttgtttggttgaagggacGAGGGAGGAATGGGATGAATACCGTTTGCAACCACTGACGACGCCGTTTGCAATAACCATGGCCACCTCCGCCTCTGCCCTCACCTCCCTCTCCACCACCGAGATGCGTCGCGCCGCCAGACAGGAGGGAGCTGCCGATCTGCGGCGGGCAATGGTGTCGGCCTTCACTGCGAGCAGCCGtggctcggcgacgacggcatcgGCGAGGTccgcggcggagagggagaggccggATCCGTCGCCGCAGCCCTCCCCATctccggatccgccgccgcagcactcCCCatccccggatccgccgctgcTGAGCCCGGACGGAGGAGCAGGCCGACGAAGGAGCTCGCCTCGACGAGCAGGACGGCAGCGAGCAGGTAGAGGAGCCGGTGACTCGGCGGGCCGGCGAAGGAGCAGCGCCGGCAAGCGACTCGGCAGGGGCGAGCACGCAGAGCTTCGCGAGTGGGCGGCGCGACTCGGCGAGCGGACggcgactcggcgagcgggcgAAGGAGCGTCGCCGATAGGCGATTCAGCGGGCACGAGCATGCGCAGCTtcaccggcggcgactcggCGGAGGAGCAGCGTGCGGAGTAGCGGCGGCGACCGACGTTGAGGTAGACGACCGGCGTCCAGGCGGAGGAGCGCGACCGACGTCGAGGTAGACGACCGGCGTCcaggcggaggagcggcgctGGGGGACGAGCGGCGGCAGGGTACGGGCGGCGCCACGACAGAACCGAGCGGGAGGTGGCTGGAGCGAGTGACGCCGTTCTCTCCATCCAAGTGGGATCGATTGGTCCGGCCGATTTTGGCGGATCACTTCATCCCGGATCTGGAGAGAATATTCCCATCTAGAATCATTCCATCCCACccatccctccatccaaacaacTGGAAAAATGGGATCGACCCAACTCATCCCGTTCcatcccaccaaccaaacactaccCTAAAGTTTGCTAAGGTCGGCCGGCCAGTCTTTGATTAGTCTCGTGAATCAAGGTATAATTCCAAGAGCTACTTTTACGGTTGCTACCTCTAATTTTATCCATATCACATACTCATAATTTTAAGATAATCTATATAATACATTATCTCTATACTAATTCTAATATCACTAGCCCTAGCATTTGTTTGCCCAATCTATTATTCCTCTCCTGCTTGCAGTTCTAAAGCAGTAGTCTTTTATTTTCACCCTCGAAACTTTTCACGGATTCCATTTTTACTCTAGACGATGGggctgtttggtacagctccagctCCTAAATAttactccaggagttgagtctggagtggagttgtggagctgcctaaacctagctacacaactctagtacatcttgtgagagagctccacccaactccacttccagttttggtggagctgaaactgtttggctgagctctagctccaggaggggtggagctggagctggagctgtgccaaacagacccgATATAACCGGTGTTGAAAAGCAAGGATGAAAAGGAAATCAGTTCTATATATAGTTCCGGATGAAAATGGATTTTATCAAAGGTTTAAGGATGAAACATGGATCTAACCTTAAAtataaggcaaaatttgctacaagatactcaaaaatttatataatttgttGGGAGACATCATAAAAACATGTTAGGGCTGAAAGACAATTACAAAATTGATAATTTGCTGGAGGACACTCGTCATTGTAGAgagaaattattaaaaaaaagaatgccgGTCAAAAAGCTTTTGAGCTAGGCTAGAGTGAAGATGGATTATGATGTATAGTGATGTACTGGGGTGATGGTaaatttatatttgcataatttctaaattttactCTAACGTTATGTTTGAAGCATGTATGTTAAGAGCATTCTCGTCGTTCTTAAGAATTTCTCCAATTGAGCCGAAAGTGTTCTCTAGCAAATTACCAATTTTTAGGATGTCTTTCAGTCGTGACACATTATTCAATGTGCATTAGCAAATTACACAAGTTTTGAATGTTatgtagcaaaatttgtcttattataaacaatgaaaaaaatcaCTATTAACCAGTGTTTGCCAACTGTATTATCTTTTTTAGCTTTTTTGGAAGGCATGAATTTTTATAGAATATTCAGTATGTAAATAATAACAGTTCATGCAACAAAGGACCTCTTAGGTATTGTCTTGAGCATATTACTACTTCCTATGTTTTATGTTGTGAGAAGTTTTCGGTTTTGACTAGATTTATATACAAATATGTCCAAAGTTATATTGATCTAAGTAAATCCAGACGATAGATGAATAGATCAAACCATCTTATAAtggtgaaacggagggagaTGAGTATCTTACATTGCAAAAAGAGAATCTAGAAGTAGTCCCAAACAAGATGGATCATGGAAGCTCAATCAATTTGAAGTTTCCttgcaaaatttaatttaattttaattttaaaatcttGGTCAAACGAATTTTTAACAATAACGGTACATGTACTGCgtaattctttaaaaaaaagagaacggTACATGTACCCCGTTCGAATCCACTGGAAAGAgtggattaaattttggattaaaatggcacgcttttcaaattgctaaacggtgcgtttcgtgcgaaaactttctatatgaaagttgttctaaaatatcagattaattcattttttaagtttgtaataattaaaactcaattaatcacttgttattaccacctcgttttgcgtgaaatacttaatcttcatccttaggagattcaaacaccaccaaaaATTTGCTGGCACCAATGCCAATCTTATCAAACTATTTAGCACCCGTGTTTAAGCCTCGTTTCTATTCCCGAATCGTAGGAATCATCGCAGAGAGAGCTAGCGAGATTAACCCCAAAATCCCATCATCAAGGTGTCATCTGCAATATCACAGTATGCGGAGGTTCAGAATTAAAAGAACACCAGTATCTCATTTTTCCATTATACCCTTTTTCCTTTcccataaaaaattaattaagttggtacCGACCAGCGATGTGTGTTCCCTTCTGTGTCACTGTGTGAATTCCTTTGCGATTTAAATTGACGAGTCATCTGCTCGTTTTTCTGATCATCTTGCTTCATGATCCGGCAATCCAATTTGTTGGCTCCAGATGGGACCTAACACCCTGCAATTATGGCTCCATCACAAACAGGTACCCTCCAAGGTTGAGCATCAGTTGGTGCAACTAGAAAGTAGAAACCACAAGGGACAACCCGTCTAAAGCTCTACTAATTATGTTATCACTTGAATAATACTACTAGTATTGTTTTAAAACACCTAGATACTGATGTAGGCAACATGGTTGTTATAACTAATCTTCAATATCTTAGTATATAAAGTATAAAGTATCTTAAAATGAATGGAAAATTAATGCCTACTTGAGAGTTTGTAGTTTGTATCATTATTTCACTATTATAATTTTGTACCGAGTCAAACAATTATTCAGTTCGCACAAAAATAactccattaaaaaaatataattatcaaGACAGAGGTAGAGACGTCCTCGCAACCATGACACAAGCTTccgtttgatttagattatcGAACGGATTATTATCATATATTATCTTTATTATTAtatggataaattaaatatttaaaaagtaAACTTCAAAACAAGCTATCTAAGCAATACAACAGAAGATTTTCTTAAATGTATTTTTAATTAGAGAGCAGAATAATACATTTCAATAATTCGGTGCATAATTAAAAAGAGCATTACCTTATGCCTTGTTCTTTTTGTCAACTCCATCCTTATTTTTTGTTAGCACATTTTTCAAATGGTTAAATGACGTATTTTTTACAAAAgctttttatataaagtttctttaaaattcaaataaaccCATTATTTAAGGTTTGTAATAATTAACACTAATGATTTATGTGCTAATGGTTTATCTTATTTTATGTGCCCCTGAAAATCTAAATTAAGTTGGAGATTAAAAATCAGACCCTAAGCAGCATTGAAATGTTCCAATATGCTAAAACTTCAAGAGCCCCTTGATTcgtaggaataaaaaaacaaaaaatagggAAAATTAGGATTATGATAGAAATGCAAGTGTAAACAAAGAATTACAGAACACATGAAAaacgtttgattggaccgcatgaaaaaaaatataagaatcgTATGAGAGAGTTATACTCAAAGGAAGATTTTCAAAAgattgaagctcttgctaatttttctccaaaatctctatagaattttccattccataggaatttcaaaggatataAAATGAcccaatcctttgtttcaaaagaCATTcataaaaaagtttctataaaactagaaatccttcaaaatttatatgtttttttcttcaaatcaaATAGCCCTGATTTGTCGTCAAAGATTAGGGACACCAGTCAAAGCAACAGTTATACAGTACATAAATATACCCCCTCCCAAGGACCAAAGTGCAAAACCCCACCTCGAATTCGAtttctttctcccctttttccACGCCCACCTTCGCTCGCTCACCATCCTCATCCCCTTTTCCCTTCtcctccaccccccccccccaaccacctcaccgccgacgacctcatcctcgtcggcgccgtcggATTCACCAGCGAGGgaggttgcggcggcggcggagagcgcgaGGGAGGAAAGCGGGGGAGGTGACCGCCAGCGATGGGGCAGCAGTCGCTGATCTACGCGTTCGTGGCGAGGGGCACGGTGGTGCTCGCCGAGTACACGGAGTTCACCGGCAACTTCACCACCATCGCGGCGCAGTGCCTCCAGAAGCTCCCCGCGAGCAACAACAAGTTCACCTACAACTGCGACGGCCACACCTTCAACTACCTCGTCGAGGACGGATTCAGtgagttcctcctcctcctcctcgatccaaTGATCGATCGGTCTCCCTCCTCGGCGAGGCCGCGCGGACGCCGATCTGCCTCGGATCCGCAACGTTGCGTGCTCGATTTGGGGTTCTCCATGCGTGTAGATCTCGCGGGGTTTGTTCGATCTGTTTCGGTAGGCCTGGGGCCTCGAGTGGTTGGATCCGCTTGGACTCCGAGCTGACTTGCGGGGCGTGCTAGTGCTATCTAGCGTGTGCTGCTTGTGCTTCGGTTTGAGTTGACGAATGCTAGAGAGGGAGGCTAGGTGTTGGGAATTGGCTATATTTAGAGGAGGCTCGGGTGTTTCCATGTGTGATTGCATGCTAGAATCAGGAAATTTATAGACGTGTTTGCGTTTTGAATGTGTTATTTGActatatcaaatattttttaggcTCTAACCGCATCGGCATACTGGGGATTCAGGGATTAGGTGATTGGTGCGTTTTTCGATTTTGCATTTCTGGACGATTCATGGACATATCTAACTAACTTATCAAATCAAAATGGTGTGATACTTATCTTTCATATTCTACTTTGTGATGATCAGAAGAGGCATTAAAATTGTGTCATTCTTGCGGGCACAAGTATTGTATCGGGGCAGTCTAGCATATTTTGCCTTTTCTTATGTTCAAACTGggtgaccatatttccattatTATGGTAatgtgaaaatgacatcaaaagGCTACTTCAAATTTCATTTGGTACTTCATTGAATAGGTTGCAGTATATTATTATGGAATAAATGCTGTTTAGTTTTAGGTAGGATGCAAGTTCCCAATCCAATTGTTTGCATTGTTTTTGAACAAATAAACAATTAAGGCAAGACATGGTTTCATAGTGCAAGAGGAATTGGATGTGGGGCTAACATTACGTAGTCAAGGGAAGATTCATAACTGTTATCTTGTATTAGGCTGTGGCGTGCATGATTGAGTAATTAGTGGAAGGTTATGAAGGATAACAAAAAAAGCAGGAAGATGGGTGgttagaaagtttttttttcccccaCAGGCAAACTGTTAAGGTAGCACCCACCCTTTTATGGTAAATTGAATATGTTACACAATTTAAACAGTCTAAATTGGTTTGCAAACTTGCGTCATCTATTTTTTGGAACCATTCTAAATTGCTTGGTCACCCTAAAACAACTATTTTCATTATTTTGATCTTTTGGTACTTTGATGTTTTCACTTTCTAACACAAACTCATGATGTGCATTGAGATTAATTATCATTTCCATTTCCCCCCCTTTGTGCAGCATACTGTGTAGTTGCTGTTGAATCAGTTGGGCGACAAATCCCCATTGCTTTCCTTGACAGAGTCAAGGAAGATTTCACCAAAAGATATGGTGGTGGGAAAGCAGCTACTGCTGCAGCAAACAGCCTCAACCGAGAATTCGGGTATGTTCATTTTGCTTTTATGTGATATTCGAGCATGGTGTGGGCTTTCTTTCTTTTGACTGATATTTG
The window above is part of the Oryza sativa Japonica Group chromosome 7, ASM3414082v1 genome. Proteins encoded here:
- the LOC4342638 gene encoding vesicle-associated membrane protein 721; amino-acid sequence: MGQQSLIYAFVARGTVVLAEYTEFTGNFTTIAAQCLQKLPASNNKFTYNCDGHTFNYLVEDGFTYCVVAVESVGRQIPIAFLDRVKEDFTKRYGGGKAATAAANSLNREFGSKLKEHMQYCVDHPEEISKLAKVKAQVSEVKGVMMENIEKVLDRGEKIELLVDKTENLRSQAQDFRQQGTKVRRKMWLQNMKIKLIVLGIIIALILIIILSVCHGFKCK